Within the Onychostoma macrolepis isolate SWU-2019 chromosome 14, ASM1243209v1, whole genome shotgun sequence genome, the region catttctttctttctaaaaaaaaaaaattaattaaaaaattaattcacaAAATGCTTCAGAGGACTTGCAATATAAGTGAATAAGTAGTTTGGCCTTcttatataatgtttttattagtgtCTTTTGTACTGTTTTAAGTTTTGGCCGTATAAATCACCGTCCACATTAACTATTTGTAAAACCGAAcaccctttttaaatttcatgggtGTCAAAATATAACGGGGTTGGAAGGGCATGAGGGTGCGTAAATGATGAGAACATTTTCATTTCCAGTGGTTTTAGTGCTGATGGCCATCTTACCATTGAATCCAGCAGGAAACTGCAGCCCAGGATCTCGGCCGTGTCCACAATGTTGCTGAGTGGTTTACAGGTAGCGACCTCCAGGGCCAGCTACAACGAGGCAGCAAAACAAAAGGGGTTCAAGCTAAAACAATTCAGAAGAACTGACCAATCGCCACCAATCTAACATTAATACTATTTCTGATagataatacaattaaaaatactcACAGATGTTCTGATCCAGTCTATATACTGCTTGAAATAGCCAATAATAGTCTGCTTGTATTTCTCGGTTTCCTGTTAGAGCATATATTAACCATCAGTACAATACAACTACACACCAATCATTCAGACATGAGTTTTCTTTCACATTACCTGATTGATCACAAATGTTGCATTTTGGGAAATTAGGTACTGGGCGGCATCAACGGCTGCTAGTACGTCTCTAACTCTGACCTAAAAACCAATGTATTTACTGCTCATCGGAAATGCATCAGTTCTGAAATGCTtctattgtgatatttttaaattgagcttggttttaaaataaacaacttaCAGGCAGGTCTGAGGACGTCCTCTCCAGAAGTCTAATGCTTTGATTAAGTGTGCTCTTTAATAAGAAAGACAATAGACACACAGAAAGCATGAATCATGTCCAAATGATTTATAATCTGAAATGCTTATAAAAAGGtacaaaaactgtaaatgacCATTGTGGAAACTTAAGATGACAGTTCAAGGGAATCAACATGGTGACAAAATTCCATGCAACCTGATAGTTGCATTACATGCATCACATGCACATTAtgtcacaaataaatatagaatgTGACACAAAACTGTTGTAGTATATGACACATTTGGCATACAGTGGGAATCATTTGATGAATTTTATAATTCACATCTCATATAGAGCACATCTAACCGGTAAAGCAACTAGTATTCACTGGAAAATAAATGTTCCAGTCTTGCAAATGCAAATGCTTTAACCAATGgtgtgaaaacaacagaaaTCATCACAATTTTCTGTTTGATGCTACTAGAGGGACAGAAATTCAACACTACACTTTTGACCAGTTTATGAATCTGTAAATACTCAAATTTACATatttgaaagttaaaaaaaaatgtcaatagCACAAATATAGGATGaagctgcttgtttttttttcatgatgttATCACAGAAAAAGGAGGAAACAACTTGCAGGTTATGCAGTTATTACTGGTAGGCTTACCCTTGCTTTCACATATTTCTTGGAAGCAATAAATCAAGTTGAATGTgttaaagaaaatttaaaaaagagatTGTTGAAAATCAGTCAAGATACGAACAGAAATATGAACTTTCAATCTTTCAGAAGTTTTTCATTTGCAATTAGTACCACTTATAgataagaaaaaattaaaaatgaaattagcaTCATTGAGACAAGGATAGATTACCATGGACTGCTCCAGTGGGATGACTTGTTGGATGTGGATCTGCCTTATAGTATTAGCGTGTCCCTTCAATGAGGTCTGCAAGGTCCCTTTAGACTGCAAAAGAGAGAGATACAGGGCAAAGAAGAATCGACCCCAGAAAAGTTCATACAAGTACTAACCATGACACTGAATTtcaagtaatattaataaaatatagaataattATACTTTACACTGTAActccttttacattttttttttaattagaccACACATAAATCTTACCAACTGATCAGCTTGGGCATCAAGTTGACTAGCGAAATCAGCTAGATCAATGCGAGTCACTCCTTTATTAACCTGAAAAGATGAGCAGAAACCCACAGGACATAGTTGCAAAGCCTATGGTTTAAaagttttaatcaaaatgtgttCATGTAAGTATGTACCTCCTCCAAATAGGCAGCAAAGTCAATCTCATTAATGCCAGTTTCAGTGAAGCTGATGAGATTCTGTTTGCCTTCTGACTCCAGAAGAATGATGCCACGCAGGTCCACCTTCATCCCTTCAAACTTTCTCGACACATCCTTGGAGTACTGCAGAAAGAAACGAGGCTCTGTATAAGATTCTGACATGAGTTTAGGAAATCTGTATGGACTGCCTCGAGGGAATATTCTAGAACATCTGACCAGTGGGACCattagtaaataattataactatattacaaaaaatagatatatttggtcatttattatgtacttacttttattttataaaaaaatatatataatacgtaataaaatgacaaaaataaagaatacaTATACATAACTCATTAATACCAaatgctattttatttaaattatatttttatattatgtttatttttattccatgttatttaaatttttgtgaaaatttttatttaaaagttttattatttttttattattatttttttttaaattagcacCTGATAATTATGTTCTCCTACATGATTTGAGAAACTCTAACACTTGTtgagtctgtctgtctgtacaAAGCAGTTCACATGAtaattgttattttacatttcataaaaaTCCTAGAATGTTCCATTTAATGTGGTCTCAGATTTTTGGATCCTATGTGACACTGGATCAAGAATGCTGgctttttaagcaaaaacaaaaatctttctGCTGAAGTAAAGGAATTTATAGatgctctatataaaataagatattttgccAGTTCCAAagaacagagagaaaaacaacaacactggaTTGGAAAAACATACcggccactttttttttttttttttgagtgttacTCAACAAACCAGTAAATGGTGTGCATTTCTTTTAAGACACAATCCACACATCTGTGGTGATGGAGGCTATTACCCCAGAAACGGAACCTCGAACCTCAATAATTAATAGGAAGGATGCCTGAGTTTGTATATGTCCTGGCATCAAGGCTCAACATTATTCAGCTTCAGAGTAAAATAAGACTGACTCAAAAAGCATGATATGATACAAGCTAAtatcttctttaaaaaacaaaaaacagtagcATCACTAATCTCAGAGTGGGACTTTAAATGTCTGAGGGATTTCAGTTGTGATTTGCGTGTGCACATGAACAGAGCCTTGATCCACTCACAACACTGGTGTTAAAGAAGGCTGAGATGCTGAAGATCTTATCCAGATGAAGAGCTGAGTAAATCCCTCTGTTGTCCTTACAATTACTGCAAAAGAGGAGAGAAAAAGATTTTAATTTCAGACATTTCATTCTCTGCTGCCATCTGCTGGACTACTGAAGGACAACGACAACTCTATTGAAAATGTCAAGCATAATTTGTTTGCATATTTGATTCAACATCTAGTTTTTAATACACTAAATTTATACATCTGTccaaatatatgtttttttttttttaaatcaaaaaatcTTGTGCTGATAACACCAATACTTAACACtactacaggtgcatctcaataaattagaatgtcgtggaaaagttcatttatttcagtaatttaactaaaattgtgaaagtcgtgtattaaataaattcaatgcacacagactgaagtagtttaagtctttggttcttttaattgtgatgatttaggctcacatttaacaaaaacccaccaattcactatctcaaccaattagaatacttcataagaccaataaaaaaaacattttaagtgaattgttggccttctggaaagtatgttcatttactgtatatgtactcaatatttggtaggggctccttttgctttaattactgcctcaattcggcgtggcatggaggtgatcagtttgtggcactgctgaggtggtatggaagcccaggtttctttgacagtggccttcagctcatctgcattgttgggtctggtgtctctcatattctctatggggttcagctCAGGTGAGTTTgccggccaatcaagcacagtaacactatggtcattgaaccagcttttggtacctttggcagtgtgggcaggtgccaagtcctgctgaaaaatgaaatcagcatctccataaagcttgtcaacagaaggaagcatgaagtgctctaaaatttcctggtagatggctgcgttgactgtggacttcagaaaacacagtggaccaacaccagcagatgacatggcagcccaaatcatcactgactgtggaaacttcacactggacttcaagcaacatggattctgtgcctctccactcttcctccagactctgggaccttgatttccaaatgaaatgcaaaatttactttcatctgaaaagaggactttggaccactgagcaacagtccagttctttttctccacagcccagttaagatgcttctgacattgtctctggttcagaagtggcttggtagcccttttcctgaagacgtctgagcgtggtgactcttgatgcactgactccagattcagttcactccttgtgaagctctcacaagtgtttgaatcagctttgcttgacagtattctcagggcgtcaatgttcgtcttctggatcattgccaagtcagcagtcttctccattattgtggtttcaaagaacaagagatacccggaatttatactgtagggatggtcatttattgaaactcaaatgtaaatattctaatattttgagatactgatttttgactttcatgagctgtaagctctaatcatcaaaattaaaaaaaaaaaaaaaaaaaaaaaaaatttttttgaagtgttttactttacatgcaatgaatctaaaatatatgaaagtttcactttttgaaataacttacaagaaaaaattaactttttcacgacattctaatttatcgagatgcacctgtatagtgTAATGTAATTGTTCACTTTTATTAGATACATATGACAAGGTTACCTGTAGAGAGAATATGCTGTAAGGTCCATCTCAGGATCATTGTACAGGTATCCTGGTATGAAGTTTCTCCAAGCAGAGTTGACTAAGTTGGGCGTATCTAACACCTACACACAACATGATCACATGGAATGAGACATATCTGAGACAGGCAggcttttaaattgtattatttggtGAAATTATTTGTCTTTTAGCATGCGTACAATAGGCACCGTAAATGAAAATGCTTATGTATTTTTCtaattgaaaacaaaataattactaATTATATCATCCACATGaacctttaaaatataatataatatataacatacacAATCTattaatacacatttatttttattttatttcaatatggGAGAATTGTTGAATTAAAAACACGAATCTCAGAATGTCTTCGTATTTGTTTTCTCACTCTTTTGTTGTAATGACAGCAGCACCCAAGCTGCATAAATGTACAATTTCAAGTGAAGCTCTATGATAATTTTCTCCAAAGATCCTCTTGTGCTTTAATGAAAGCAAAAACATCAATAGCTGTGTTGTTTCTCTTACCTTAAACAGCTGTCGAGTTTGAAAGGGTTCACACACAAGCTTTTCTAAATTCCCACCCGCCAAGAACAGAGCTGTTATCACTCCCATGAGCACCCAGGAGAACAGGAAGCTGAAGCCCACACCACTGAGAGACACAGGAAGAGTGTGTGAATGAGTGCAGAAAAGGCTGTATATCGCATCCATTTGATGGGTTTGAAGACTGATATTACACTCAAACTCACGCCATGAGCAGGTTGCCTCCTGTGTTAGAGACACAGCCACGCGTGGTTGGAGTGGCGTGCCTGTCAAATCCCAGAATACCACACAACAAACCCAGAAAATTGAAGGTGAGGATAAGCACAACCATACAGCACAGGGTAATACAACAGATCCACCTGAAAACGAAAACATTATGAACAACGTCAAGGGCACATGAAAGactttttgcagagaaagtttttgtcttgtggagCTGAGTCCTCTGAAGTACCTGTAGAAATCCATCTGATCGACCTGAGGGTAGATGTCCTCgatctgtgagtgtgtgtgagagatcaTTTTGGTGAAGTTGGTCAGAGTGCTGTGAACCGGGAAGAGCTTGGTGAAAGTGGTGATGTTTGATCCAACATCGTCCAGAAGAACCTTCACCCCTACAGAAAAGCCACAACAGTATTAGAAAATGTTTCAGTGCAGCTTTAGTGACATTTTCTGtgtgtaaaatgcatttttacagaaaattgtGCCTTATTGTATGTGCCCTGGCGAGCAAGAGAAAAAAGCTCCATAAAAGGCAAAGCCCATCCTCCTCAGGCCTTACCAGCAACGTGCATATGctaaatattacaattcaagTAATATGTtctttaaatcaattaaatgatTACATATTACTCTATGTTAGTAAGGCAAAGTTTAAATGAATTTGATCTGGATAACATTAGTacaattttacagcataatCTAAAGCATTAATCTAACTTTAAATGTTAACTATGTGTTAGTATATGTGGAAATTAACTTTCAactagaataaaaaataaaagtattgttcattgttagttcgtGATAGCTAACCTTATAGTGTGAGTGTTTAAATTTAGTAagtgaaaaatatgaaaatgaagattttttaattattgaaagGGGATTCTGCATGAATTTGCATGATCTGAATTGTAGTCTATATTTAATCTTTGAACTCACCTTCCACAATATTTCGGGTTTGATTGGTTACCAAGTTGGGAGTGTCATTGAATGATGCAAAGCCCTGTGTGACATATGAAACACAGGTGTAAGAGTGAGCAAAGCTGATATGCTCCTTGAATACCAAcatgaaatgcaaaatgaccttatttaatttcttcaaatatatactactgttcaaaaggtagttggtaagattttttagtgttttaaaatctcttatgctcaccaagtatttccattttaaaatatttaaaatgtaatttattcctgtaatgcaaaactgaattttcagcagccatttcttcagtcttcagtgtcacatgatctttcagaaatcattctgatatgttaatttggtgctcaagtattatttcttatttttttgaggaaactgtatatactgtatatagtattacacacatatatatgtgtgtgtgtgtgtgtgtgtgtgtgtgtgtgtgtgtgtgtgtgtgtgtgtgtgtgtgtgtgtgtgtgtgtgtatgtatgtatgtatgtatgtatgtatgtatgtatgtatgtatgtatgtatgtatgtatgtatgtatatatatatatatatatatatatatatatatatatatatatatacacacacacatacataaaactGACCTCAACCCCCTCCCCCCAACTACTTAGATTCATTTCATTATGTGTGACCACTTGTCATGATCAAATCAATCCTCAATAgatcattttttgttttcaatggATAGTTTTCTTGTTGAATATTGTGTTTCACTGTGAAATACAATATGTTCTGTCCTGAATCTATGGAAACACGTCATGAGAAATCTGAGAAAATCATACCTTTTCCACAATCTGACCGAGATCCGTCTTTAGAACTTCATTCACTTTGTCTAACTGGTTGGTCACATCagccaactaaaaaaaaagaaaaagaaaaaaaaaatcttaaaaaaaaccaaacaattgTGAACCATATTGGTGACAATATGTTGGAAGAGAAGATTTCAGTACCGATGAGTAGTTGGCTGCAATTTCTAGCTTGGGAAGGGTGCTACGTATGTTGCGACAAATCTCAGATGATCGTAAGTCTGTGCAGACAGGATCGTTGAGGGCGTTGCTAAGGCTGCCGCGCACCAGGCTGAGGTTCGCCTGCAGTTTAACTGTTCCTTCCTGCAAAGTCTCCAAGGTCAAACTCACATTCTCTAGAGCATCCTTAGTGTCTCGCATTGCTAAGAGAGGAAACAAATGAGCAAACACAtataaatgaacattcaataACTGTATAGAGACAGTAGAGAGACAATAACCAAGGCACACTTAATTCTGAAGGACATAAAATCCACACATGcatctttaatttaaaaatactctAAATATTATCCATTGAGGTGAGGTTGTCTTTGCATCTTTCAGTGCATTTAATTTTGGTTTTAAGACACATGATGGGCAGGTTCCACCAAGGAAGGATACAAGTAAACACATGGGAAAATAACTGGGCCAGGTTTTGCGGGAAAAAACAAGGAGTTAATCATAACTTTGTTACAGATAGATATGGGAAGGACCAGTAAGAGTCTATTACAGTTTACCTTTAATGGCTTTCTCCACTTTAACTAACAAATCAAAAGAcaaaacagtgaaataagacACCACCAAAAACAATGGCTTGAATATCCACATTATATTCTCACGtgatatatgatatattatGATAAATAGTTTTCCCAGCAAaggtgaaaaaagaaaagaaagaaaataaaacacaaagggGAGTGACATACTTCCAGTCATGCTGAGAGCCGCGTCGAGGGCGGGCTGCACGTCTTTTCCCAACTCCTCGTGTATCCTTCCACCCAAGATCACACCTACATCTGAAGAAAGACCACAACATGAGTCCTCCCATCAGAAACACCTTCCATTCCACTCCAGATGGCCAATAGCATACTTACTCTCCAGGTCATGCAGCACATAGTGCTTCACGGTGTCATACTTGGAGATCAGGTAATCAATTTGCTGAAGAGGAGACAACACAGCAATATATTTAGCAAACCGAACCTTGCTTGCCAATACTAAGATATATACTCGATGAATACTTTTGCAACTATGCAATCAAATTGAATGATATCTAAACTTTTCAGCTGACCGTTGTttcatgcatccatccatccatctatatgGTCTATCTCTCTGTGTCCAACCGACCATCAATTTTTTTCTCTGTCTATTCATGCTTCCATCctgtccatccatctgtctgtccatccgaccaaccaaccaaccgaccatcatttttttctgtccatccatccagtCTTTGTCTGTCCATCCTACCGACCATAAATATTTTCTGTCTGCctattcattcatccatccatccatccatccatgttGTCGGTGTATCTCTGTAtgtccatccatctgtctgtccatccgaccgaccaaccaaccaaccaacagACCATCAATCTTTTCTGTCTGccttttcatccatccatccatcccagTGTAATAGTGCTGGTTGTATTACTCACTGCTGGGGTCTGATTGGCGAAGGTGTGCAGGTCTTTCAGGTTACTCTTCACCAGCCTCCTCATGCTCTTCAGCTGAGAACTCAGGTTCTGATTGGCTGCATATGCACAAAGGACCCCTGCcctgatgattaaaaaaaagaatcgTTCAAACAGCACAAACTAAATCAGATTCAAGCTAGAAAAACAAGAATAGAAAAATACTGCATGTATGATTGTTATGGCCCTTTCAGTAAAATACTCTCTGGAGTGTCAGTAGGGGGCAGCACTACAACACAATCCCAAGACGCATGTTCCTCACAACTGTTCTCTCTTCTTAGGATACTTTAATTGCATCGCTTTGGGAATGTTCTTATACTCTGGCATACTTTTATTGAGAACTAAGAGGCAACATCATACTGCTGCAGGTCTATACAGGAAGATAGCACTTTTGTTATGCAACTCAGTGAACAAATCTAAAGGAACCTTTGCCTTACGCAGTTGGAAAAGAATTTCAAACAAACTAGGGTGAATGTGAACTCTCCTTAATTAGACTGAGAGACACTTCAAGGAAAAGCCAGCCCTATATTAGTACTTATTCATGATTCACGCATCCTAATTGGGCTGTGCTCATGGCTACTGTGGGAGCCACTGAACGATGGCAGCACCATCATGCTAGGCGTTCACTGCAGTCTGGGACAAAAGCCATAATTGATTTATGCAACAATAGTGCAAACAGGAAGGctttttgtgacattatatcAAAACGTGTGAATCACTCTTTGTTGGTTTTTGGGCATAAATATGATTGCACCATACACAGATGAATCTGTGGGTGTTGCGTATGAAATGCATCAATGCTTTCACACACTTCTGCAGGACGGGATTTATCACAGCTAGCAACACTAAAGATAGATATGAATATGGGGGCAAgggcaacttcctgtttcagaTGCGAATGCAAAATACTTCCTTTTTAGACACGACTACATCTAAAAGTTCTCCAGAAGATGAGCCTGTGTATGCAACTATGTTATTTGACAACACTAGCTGTACAGTTTATTATTCTCTCTGTAGGCAACATAGCTTTTTTTGTTAGAGATATATTATGTTTAATACAAGAGGACCAAGGATAAGCAACATTCAGAATATAAGAGAAGTGTCTCCCTTTCAATTCATGAGGGGCACTTAAAATAAATTGGCCACATGCTCCACAGGATGCTGAGCTGACAGAAGAGGAATTTAATGAATTGcaattttaagaaattcaacAGAAGTATTTCAATCATTCAACACAAGTTTTGCGACAGAACATTTCATAAACACTGATCAACTGACAAATTTGGGAAAATAGTTTATTATAAAAgctattaatatttatgaattattaatatttaatgattttatttttcagaaaatcaTACAGTTTTTATAGTAACTTTATTAGTAAGTACTGCCatgaaactattttaaatttaacattcAAACATGTAAAAAAGCTTTCTGGGAAATGAAGTGTTCCTCAAACATGGACAttcataaaatttaattaaaattatataaataatatgcacatgtgtgtgtgtcatttgtacatttttatggtaATGCATACAGTACTAATAAATTACTATGAATTACaagttatataattttataacgtactgtattatcattattattcattacaTTCTAGAATTACAACTAATAAcgagaaattatttaaaaagactACACTTGAAACAATAagaattcaatttaaatttggttttcttaaattaaattCTGAATCCTATTTTGCTACCTTTATTCAAATTCAGTTACAATTTAGGTCTGAAAGAGCAAATagcaaactgtttttaaaatgacgTGATGAAATGCTGTGCTTTATATGCAGATAATGGGCATTGCAGAATGGTATCAGGGTAAGAAACAGACCACAGACTGATGGAGAATCAAAATGGGTGGCTGGCTACAAAGCCCTATTGTTTTTCCTCCTTCTCACCCCCTTATTCTCCATGTCCTCCTCTCTCTGTCTGGTAAGCTGCTATCTGCTCTGCTCCGTAAGGTCAGGGGAAACATAGCAGCCAGTGAACAAAGGGGCTTTGAGGATGGCAAAGTGCATGCAACACAGAGGGCATTGAGATGGTCTAAAACTCTGCAGGGCACCTCATATGAaccagcaataaataaataaaactaaatgtaagaatttgtaTTTCTTCATTAAATCTTGCTTTTAAAAATGGCTCTAAGCTCAACTTTGGCATCATGTTGAAAATAGGCTTTGTAACTTAGGTTGTTTCAGTGCACTGAAGAATGTCTCTATAGACTAATGGAGGCAGGAATCGCATTACTCCCACAATAATCGCTGTATTTAGCCAGACTGGACCCTGGGGCTGCTCCCACAGCATCCCTGTCTATAAATGCCTCAGTGGGGGTTTGAGGAGCAGGGTGGGGGTGAGGACCTCCTTGACTGCCTCTTTATACAAAAGATGACCCACTGGGTTTGATTTCGCCATGAAGGCGTTCCAGGTCTACCTGTTGATTCCTCTGTGCTCAACAGACCTGTAATGTGATCGGACCACCACCACGACACTGCCAAGCTACTGACCCAGACAAAGACAGCCACTGTCGACTGGAAAATGAGGGTCAGTCTTTTATTTTAGAAGGCAAGATGAAAAAGATACCTTTTACTACTTTTTAATGTTGAACTACcattaccaaaaaataaaacacaagcaCAGCGATTCAAAAATGTGATAGATGTGACACATGTGATAGAATTGACGTAGTTATGGTATAGTTTTGTGGTTGTATATacatttctttataaaagtATCAATAAACTGAAAATCTGACAGATTTTAtccctaaaaataataaatttaaaacacatttatttcacactaagtatagttcaaatctattaacatatttactgacatattactcgagacttactgatataaaaattataattaaactttatttggagtactacttgtgtacaatgcacatttcttaatattaagccaaaaatgtgtttaatgtcactattgatgagaaTTGTATGAGCTTTGAGTAATATTGGTGTttaatgcaagatatttaaagtgtacctaaagtttacttgcaatagttccacaatcaaatatactacAGTATGTCTTTAGTTGGACCTTAGCACTACTTCCACACAATAAAAGTGCATTacgtacaaaattagttgttacAGTTTAGCAGACTTAAAAGTGTACTACTATCGTATATTAAAAGTACAATtacagggtatttttattaagtgcataaatatgtaaatgtgtttgtagtatatttagcattaaaaaatgcatttcaaattatttcaattaaacaaCTGGAAATAGGGTTGGGCGATGTCTACAAAATTGGCATCAGATGATGGCGGGGTGGTTAGGCGGTGTGCCTGCAGCGGGAAACACATAACGATTCCTAACAGTTGCcggttacattacagtacataaaatttcatttaccacataaacagagtaaggagaaaTGACTGAGGACGATGGCGAATGGTTTGCAGATCCtcagcaccactgacaaactaatctaatcttgtaaaatgtgtggtaagtactccATGGTATAAACAGAGTATGTACGATtgcgaatctcgaaagtgaaaatgaaactaaaaagctATCGTGCATTctaaagcagtttcagtgccagGCATAATAGCGGCTCTCTGATGATCGCAATTATATACAATACATTATAATTACCcaatgatataactgcgagagaaagtattgaaatatgtattttcCTCCCATCTCGTATTTATTCCCTTTAGGGGTTCTGTAGTACACGCCATTTTCTTTCCAAGCACGGTATCGGGATGCGGCGGATTGCGGGGGGTATGGGGGCGGGGGATCACGATGTCGGCTCAACATCGCGATGTCTATCAGTAAATTCGttaacaaatattatattttaggtttgatgaaatacagtaatataaaataataaaaaaagtagtaTCCAAATTTTCGACAAGAAGATTTATAAAGCAGCACATTTTCAAATTAGATTCCAGACGGTTTCATTATTCCAGAGGAAATCAAAATTTTCCTTTTAAAGTTCTCACAAGTTTCAAGCTGAATATGTTTGTGGAACTGGAAGCGGCAAGCcccatgtgtgtgtgcagtgaaaGTAGGCCAGATCGGGCGGGTAATTGAAGTGTGAGACAATCATTTCTCTTTTCCATTCATGTGTAGGACAGAAGGAGGACACATGATTAACCACACAAACAaaagct harbors:
- the prom1a gene encoding prominin-1-A isoform X2 — its product is MLWKTGLIFLCWGLTSGELQDRQSGSPAAPARTTLDFGFVPSGVYDTVAYYEPGAIGILFNMMHAFLYVVQPNPFPEDLVIRVAKDKFGAIQSEYQKPENIVLTLQVIYYELGFVVCAALGLLFTVLLPLVGLLFCLCRCCDNCGGEMHQRQRKNADCLRGLLTTLLLTTTFIITAGVLCAYAANQNLSSQLKSMRRLVKSNLKDLHTFANQTPAQIDYLISKYDTVKHYVLHDLENVGVILGGRIHEELGKDVQPALDAALSMTGTMRDTKDALENVSLTLETLQEGTVKLQANLSLVRGSLSNALNDPVCTDLRSSEICRNIRSTLPKLEIAANYSSLADVTNQLDKVNEVLKTDLGQIVEKGFASFNDTPNLVTNQTRNIVEGVKVLLDDVGSNITTFTKLFPVHSTLTNFTKMISHTHSQIEDIYPQVDQMDFYRWICCITLCCMVVLILTFNFLGLLCGILGFDRHATPTTRGCVSNTGGNLLMAGVGFSFLFSWVLMGVITALFLAGGNLEKLVCEPFQTRQLFKVLDTPNLVNSAWRNFIPGYLYNDPEMDLTAYSLYSNCKDNRGIYSALHLDKIFSISAFFNTSVYSKDVSRKFEGMKVDLRGIILLESEGKQNLISFTETGINEIDFAAYLEEVNKGVTRIDLADFASQLDAQADQLSKGTLQTSLKGHANTIRQIHIQQVIPLEQSMSTLNQSIRLLERTSSDLPVRVRDVLAAVDAAQYLISQNATFVINQETEKYKQTIIGYFKQYIDWIRTSLALEVATCKPLSNIVDTAEILGCSFLLDSMNTFWFGLGCSTLFLLPSIILSVKLAKFYRRMDTEDVYDDIPTYDTMTRFPRASAPPRHADW
- the prom1a gene encoding prominin-1-A isoform X5 is translated as MLWKTGLIFLCWGLTSGELQDRQSGSPAAPARTTLDFGFVPSGVYDTVAYYEPGAIGILFNMMHAFLYVVQPNPFPEDLVIRVAKDKFGAIQSEYQKPENIVLTLQVIYYELGFVVCAALGLLFTVLLPLVGLLFCLCRCCDNCGGEMHQRQRKNADCLRGLLTTLLLTTTFIITAGVLCAYAANQNLSSQLKSMRRLVKSNLKDLHTFANQTPAQIDYLISKYDTVKHYVLHDLENVGVILGGRIHEELGKDVQPALDAALSMTGTMRDTKDALENVSLTLETLQEGTVKLQANLSLVRGSLSNALNDPVCTDLRSSEICRNIRSTLPKLEIAANYSSLADVTNQLDKVNEVLKTDLGQIVEKGFASFNDTPNLVTNQTRNIVEGVKVLLDDVGSNITTFTKLFPVHSTLTNFTKMISHTHSQIEDIYPQVDQMDFYRWICCITLCCMVVLILTFNFLGLLCGILGFDRHATPTTRGCVSNTGGNLLMAGVGFSFLFSWVLMGVITALFLAGGNLEKLVCEPFQTRQLFKVLDTPNLVNSAWRNFIPGYLYNDPEMDLTAYSLYSNCKDNRGIYSALHLDKIFSISAFFNTSVYSKDVSRKFEGMKVDLRGIILLESEGKQNLISFTETGINEIDFAAYLEEVNKGVTRIDLADFASQLDAQADQLSKGTLQTSLKGHANTIRQIHIQQVIPLEQSMSTLNQSIRLLERTSSDLPVRVRDVLAAVDAAQYLISQNATFVINQETEKYKQTIIGYFKQYIDWIRTSLALEVATCKPLSNIVDTAEILGCSFLLDSMNTFWFGLGCSTLFLLPSIILSVKLAKFYRRMDTEDVYDDDIGNWN